A stretch of Lathyrus oleraceus cultivar Zhongwan6 chromosome 6, CAAS_Psat_ZW6_1.0, whole genome shotgun sequence DNA encodes these proteins:
- the LOC127095149 gene encoding uncharacterized protein LOC127095149 has translation MFWWPGIKKDIIEFVFGCVAGQKSKIGHQKPSRLMQPLDILEWKWDDISVDFVTSLPKTSKGNDSIWVIMDKLTKSAHFILIKINYPLHKLAELYIEKVVSLHGIPSSIILNRDLRFTSSIGMTLFEALYDRRCRTPLCWYDLGESVVLGPEIVQQTTEKIKMIQEKMKASQTLQKSYHDKKRKSLKFREGDHAFLRVTLVTGVGCALKSNKLTMKYIHDLSHVIQLDGVLVRENLKVETLPLRIEDREVKRLRGKEIVSMKVSHDFSEGTNDLSQAHSGGLELRVGVHGLEIGLGSTTTENAYNDGYKTHIMKASRLLLGSV, from the exons atgttttggtggccaggaataAAGAAGGATATAATTGAGTTCGTTTTTGGGTGTGTGGCTGGCCAGAAGTCGAAGATCGGACATCAGAAACCATCAAGATTGATGCAACCATTAGATATTCTTGAATGGAAATGGGATGATATTTCCGTGGATTTTGTGACTAGTTTGCCTAAGACTTCTAAAGGGAATGATTCAATTTGGGTTATAATGGATAAATTGACTAAATCAGCTCATTTTATTCTAATTAAGATCAATTATCCTTTGCATAAGTTAGCTGAGTTATATATTGAGAAAGTTGttagcttgcatggtattccttcGAGTATTATTTTGAATAGGGATTTGAGGTTTACATCAAG TATTGGAATGACATTGTTTGAGGCTTTGTATGATAGAAGGTGTAGaacacctttgtgttggtatgattTAGGTGAAAGTGTTGTGCTTGGACCTGAGATTGTTCAGCAGACTACTGAGAAaatcaagatgatccaagagaagatgaaagcttcgcAAACTCTccaaaagagttatcatgataaaAAGAGAAAATCACTTAAGTTCCGGGAGGGGGATCATGCGTTCTTAAGAGTTACTCTAGTAACTGGTGTTGGTTGTGCGTTGAAGTCTAACAAGCTTACGAT GAAGTACATTCATGATCTGTCTCATGTGATCCAATTGGATGGTGTGTTAGTTAGAGAGAACTTGAAAGTTGAAACTTTACCGTTGAGGATTGAGGATCGTGAAGTGAAACGCTTGCGAGGAAAGGAGATCGTTTCAATGAAG GTGAGTCACGATTTCAGTGAGGGGACTAATGACTTGTCCCAAGCTCATAGTGGGGGCTTGGAGCTTAGAGTGGGGGTTCATGGTTTAGAGATAGGACTTGGTTCCACTACTACGGAAAACGCATATAATGACGGTTACAAAACACATATAATGAAGGCTTCACGGTTGTTGTTAGGTAGCGTGTGA